The Bradysia coprophila strain Holo2 chromosome II, BU_Bcop_v1, whole genome shotgun sequence genome has a segment encoding these proteins:
- the LOC119069082 gene encoding uncharacterized protein LOC119069082 isoform X1 — protein MYCICILWTNFDVNQIDGINFEADANYPNMIWMKYEASTKNRTNVDQFVRIGIENYCQAFIVTPNSAVDFLISFEAVRYSTERRYSSTYVVALPSNLDENKNYIDDVSQQKSVEDIPNLLIISPTRGVNGTDMAYDLITTQIDNRNNHSSLQTLDTFNVGQFYANANLFPDKLFDLKGQPLRMSIFNYPPYNVWWEVPPGTGNANLDGSEDGKSLFVDGTETLLALEFCKLYNCTLHIVIDEEHTWGTVYDNGTGDGSLGNTYERRSDIGVGGQYSCETLRHQFHFFLDLSAPFTRSAATVMCPKPKQRIGLVLLVLPFSNMMWAAEFATLFACIMAIILARLASSRLHREQPVVSTSSTWFEVWAISLLQSRNFVLRHLPETIITVCALISSMLIASAYSGELAGMTTVPQFEEPIDTNRQFAERKMKWGAWHHAWVTSLEDAPDPIVEYLFNSFELISTEALGTRPYSDDFCYPLETLQYGHFAIGDFLTVEKTSFLRLIRDDFYWGHVVAYQYKTWPLKNLYDMHVLYVVQSGLFKYWETCAAAKYQNWKVQLAIATSRRKDKPMPISLQIDHMSGVFIIWGIGCGISTAVFVSEIFFVRFYRKIGIPVQLEGLSLSIKHNRQFYQ, from the exons ATGTACTGCATTTGCATATTATGGACAAATTTCGATGTGAATCAAATCGACGGCATTAATTTCGAAGCGGACGCAAACTATCCGAATATGATTTGGATGAAATATGAGGCATCAACTAAGAATCGGACAAATGTCGACCAATTCGTTCGAATTGGCATCGAAAATTATTGTCAG GCATTCATAGTAACTCCCAATTCAGCCGTTGATTTCCTAATTTCATTTGAAGCAGTTAGATATTCAACTGAGCGACGATACAGCAGCACATATGTTGTGGCTCTTCCATCGAACTTGGATGAAAATAAGAACTACATCGACGATGTTTCGCAACAAAAATCTGTTGAAG ATATCCCAAATCTATTGATAATTTCTCCCACACGCGGTGTGAATGGCACGGATATGGCATACGATTTGATAACGACACAAATCGACAATCGAAACAATCATTCGAGTCTGCAAACTTTGGATACATTCAACGTTGGGCAATTCTATGCGAATGCCAATTTATTCCCcgacaaattgttcgatttgaAAGGACAACCTCTTCGGATGTCCATTTTCAATTATCCACCGTACAATGTGTGGTGGGAAGTT CCACCCGGCACTGGAAATGCGAATCTGGACGGCTCGGAAGATGGCAAAAGTTTATTTGTTGATGGAACTGAAACATTGTTGGCACTGGAATTTTGCAAACTGTACAATTGCACCTTACACATTGTTATTG ATGAGGAGCATACATGGGGAACGGTTTATGATAACGGTACAGGCGACGGATCTCTAGGAAATACGTATGAACGACGTTCAGATATCGGAGTCGGTGGTCAATATTCATG TGAAACTTTAAGGcatcaattccatttttttttggatctTTCTGCCCCATTCACACGAAGCGCTGCCACCGTAATGTGTCCAAAACCGAA ACAGCGCATCGGATTGGTGCTGCTAGTCTTACCATTCTCAAATATGATGTGGGCGGCTGAATTTGCAACATTATTCGCTTGTATAATGGCAATAATTTTGGCAAGACTTGCTTCATCGAGACTTCATCGAGAACAGCCAGTTGTCAGTACTTCATCCACGTGGTTCGAAGTGTGGGCCATTTCATTGCTTCAATCGAGAAATTTCGT ACTACGACATCTACCGGAAACGATCATCACAGTCTGTGCATTGATCTCAAGCATGTTGATTGCAAGCGCATACTCTGGCGAACTCGCTGGTATGACAACCGTTCCGCA ATTCGAAGAACCCATTGACACAAATCGACAATTTGCtgaaaggaaaatgaaatggGGAGCCTGGCATCATGCATGGGTTACATCACTGGAAGATGCTCCAGAT CCAATTGTCGAGTATCTGTTCAATTCTTTTGAACTAATTTCGACGGAAGCTTTGGGAACGCGTCCATATTCTGACGATTTTTGTTACCCACTAGAAACATTGCAATACG GACATTTTGCTATTGGTGATTTCCTGACCGTAGAAAAGACGAGCTTTTTGCGATTGATTCGGGACGATTTTTATTGGGGACATGTGGTTGCATATCAGTATAAAACGTGGCCGTTGAAGAATCTGTACGACATGCATGTCTTGTATGTGGTTCAGAGTGGTTTGTTCAAATACTGGGAAACTTGT GCTGCAGCAAAGTATCAAAACTGGAAAGTGCAATTGGCTATCGCCACATCAAGGCGTAAAGATAAACCAATGCCAATCAGTTTGCAAATTGATCATATGAGCGGAGTGTTCATAATATGGGGAATTGGATGTGGTATTTCGACTGCGGTTTTCGTTTCCGAAATCTTTTTCGTTCGATTTTATCGGAAGATAGGAATTCCGGTGCAATTGGAAGGTTTATCCTTATCCATCAAACATAATCGTCAGTTTTATCAGTAA
- the LOC119069082 gene encoding uncharacterized protein LOC119069082 isoform X2 codes for MYCICILWTNFDVNQIDGINFEADANYPNMIWMKYEASTKNRTNVDQFVRIGIENYCQAFIVTPNSAVDFLISFEAVRYSTERRYSSTYVVALPSNLDENKNYIDDVSQQKSVEDIPNLLIISPTRGVNGTDMAYDLITTQIDNRNNHSSLQTLDTFNVGQFYANANLFPDKLFDLKGQPLRMSIFNYPPYNVWWEVPPGTGNANLDGSEDGKSLFVDGTETLLALEFCKLYNCTLHIVIDEEHTWGTVYDNGTGDGSLGNTYERRSDIGVGGQYSWHQFHFFLDLSAPFTRSAATVMCPKPKQRIGLVLLVLPFSNMMWAAEFATLFACIMAIILARLASSRLHREQPVVSTSSTWFEVWAISLLQSRNFVLRHLPETIITVCALISSMLIASAYSGELAGMTTVPQFEEPIDTNRQFAERKMKWGAWHHAWVTSLEDAPDPIVEYLFNSFELISTEALGTRPYSDDFCYPLETLQYGHFAIGDFLTVEKTSFLRLIRDDFYWGHVVAYQYKTWPLKNLYDMHVLYVVQSGLFKYWETCAAAKYQNWKVQLAIATSRRKDKPMPISLQIDHMSGVFIIWGIGCGISTAVFVSEIFFVRFYRKIGIPVQLEGLSLSIKHNRQFYQ; via the exons ATGTACTGCATTTGCATATTATGGACAAATTTCGATGTGAATCAAATCGACGGCATTAATTTCGAAGCGGACGCAAACTATCCGAATATGATTTGGATGAAATATGAGGCATCAACTAAGAATCGGACAAATGTCGACCAATTCGTTCGAATTGGCATCGAAAATTATTGTCAG GCATTCATAGTAACTCCCAATTCAGCCGTTGATTTCCTAATTTCATTTGAAGCAGTTAGATATTCAACTGAGCGACGATACAGCAGCACATATGTTGTGGCTCTTCCATCGAACTTGGATGAAAATAAGAACTACATCGACGATGTTTCGCAACAAAAATCTGTTGAAG ATATCCCAAATCTATTGATAATTTCTCCCACACGCGGTGTGAATGGCACGGATATGGCATACGATTTGATAACGACACAAATCGACAATCGAAACAATCATTCGAGTCTGCAAACTTTGGATACATTCAACGTTGGGCAATTCTATGCGAATGCCAATTTATTCCCcgacaaattgttcgatttgaAAGGACAACCTCTTCGGATGTCCATTTTCAATTATCCACCGTACAATGTGTGGTGGGAAGTT CCACCCGGCACTGGAAATGCGAATCTGGACGGCTCGGAAGATGGCAAAAGTTTATTTGTTGATGGAACTGAAACATTGTTGGCACTGGAATTTTGCAAACTGTACAATTGCACCTTACACATTGTTATTG ATGAGGAGCATACATGGGGAACGGTTTATGATAACGGTACAGGCGACGGATCTCTAGGAAATACGTATGAACGACGTTCAGATATCGGAGTCGGTGGTCAATATTCATG GcatcaattccatttttttttggatctTTCTGCCCCATTCACACGAAGCGCTGCCACCGTAATGTGTCCAAAACCGAA ACAGCGCATCGGATTGGTGCTGCTAGTCTTACCATTCTCAAATATGATGTGGGCGGCTGAATTTGCAACATTATTCGCTTGTATAATGGCAATAATTTTGGCAAGACTTGCTTCATCGAGACTTCATCGAGAACAGCCAGTTGTCAGTACTTCATCCACGTGGTTCGAAGTGTGGGCCATTTCATTGCTTCAATCGAGAAATTTCGT ACTACGACATCTACCGGAAACGATCATCACAGTCTGTGCATTGATCTCAAGCATGTTGATTGCAAGCGCATACTCTGGCGAACTCGCTGGTATGACAACCGTTCCGCA ATTCGAAGAACCCATTGACACAAATCGACAATTTGCtgaaaggaaaatgaaatggGGAGCCTGGCATCATGCATGGGTTACATCACTGGAAGATGCTCCAGAT CCAATTGTCGAGTATCTGTTCAATTCTTTTGAACTAATTTCGACGGAAGCTTTGGGAACGCGTCCATATTCTGACGATTTTTGTTACCCACTAGAAACATTGCAATACG GACATTTTGCTATTGGTGATTTCCTGACCGTAGAAAAGACGAGCTTTTTGCGATTGATTCGGGACGATTTTTATTGGGGACATGTGGTTGCATATCAGTATAAAACGTGGCCGTTGAAGAATCTGTACGACATGCATGTCTTGTATGTGGTTCAGAGTGGTTTGTTCAAATACTGGGAAACTTGT GCTGCAGCAAAGTATCAAAACTGGAAAGTGCAATTGGCTATCGCCACATCAAGGCGTAAAGATAAACCAATGCCAATCAGTTTGCAAATTGATCATATGAGCGGAGTGTTCATAATATGGGGAATTGGATGTGGTATTTCGACTGCGGTTTTCGTTTCCGAAATCTTTTTCGTTCGATTTTATCGGAAGATAGGAATTCCGGTGCAATTGGAAGGTTTATCCTTATCCATCAAACATAATCGTCAGTTTTATCAGTAA
- the LOC119069082 gene encoding uncharacterized protein LOC119069082 isoform X3, which produces MYCICILWTNFDVNQIDGINFEADANYPNMIWMKYEASTKNRTNVDQFVRIGIENYCQAFIVTPNSAVDFLISFEAVRYSTERRYSSTYVVALPSNLDENKNYIDDVSQQKSVEDEEHTWGTVYDNGTGDGSLGNTYERRSDIGVGGQYSCETLRHQFHFFLDLSAPFTRSAATVMCPKPKQRIGLVLLVLPFSNMMWAAEFATLFACIMAIILARLASSRLHREQPVVSTSSTWFEVWAISLLQSRNFVLRHLPETIITVCALISSMLIASAYSGELAGMTTVPQFEEPIDTNRQFAERKMKWGAWHHAWVTSLEDAPDPIVEYLFNSFELISTEALGTRPYSDDFCYPLETLQYGHFAIGDFLTVEKTSFLRLIRDDFYWGHVVAYQYKTWPLKNLYDMHVLYVVQSGLFKYWETCAAAKYQNWKVQLAIATSRRKDKPMPISLQIDHMSGVFIIWGIGCGISTAVFVSEIFFVRFYRKIGIPVQLEGLSLSIKHNRQFYQ; this is translated from the exons ATGTACTGCATTTGCATATTATGGACAAATTTCGATGTGAATCAAATCGACGGCATTAATTTCGAAGCGGACGCAAACTATCCGAATATGATTTGGATGAAATATGAGGCATCAACTAAGAATCGGACAAATGTCGACCAATTCGTTCGAATTGGCATCGAAAATTATTGTCAG GCATTCATAGTAACTCCCAATTCAGCCGTTGATTTCCTAATTTCATTTGAAGCAGTTAGATATTCAACTGAGCGACGATACAGCAGCACATATGTTGTGGCTCTTCCATCGAACTTGGATGAAAATAAGAACTACATCGACGATGTTTCGCAACAAAAATCTGTTGAAG ATGAGGAGCATACATGGGGAACGGTTTATGATAACGGTACAGGCGACGGATCTCTAGGAAATACGTATGAACGACGTTCAGATATCGGAGTCGGTGGTCAATATTCATG TGAAACTTTAAGGcatcaattccatttttttttggatctTTCTGCCCCATTCACACGAAGCGCTGCCACCGTAATGTGTCCAAAACCGAA ACAGCGCATCGGATTGGTGCTGCTAGTCTTACCATTCTCAAATATGATGTGGGCGGCTGAATTTGCAACATTATTCGCTTGTATAATGGCAATAATTTTGGCAAGACTTGCTTCATCGAGACTTCATCGAGAACAGCCAGTTGTCAGTACTTCATCCACGTGGTTCGAAGTGTGGGCCATTTCATTGCTTCAATCGAGAAATTTCGT ACTACGACATCTACCGGAAACGATCATCACAGTCTGTGCATTGATCTCAAGCATGTTGATTGCAAGCGCATACTCTGGCGAACTCGCTGGTATGACAACCGTTCCGCA ATTCGAAGAACCCATTGACACAAATCGACAATTTGCtgaaaggaaaatgaaatggGGAGCCTGGCATCATGCATGGGTTACATCACTGGAAGATGCTCCAGAT CCAATTGTCGAGTATCTGTTCAATTCTTTTGAACTAATTTCGACGGAAGCTTTGGGAACGCGTCCATATTCTGACGATTTTTGTTACCCACTAGAAACATTGCAATACG GACATTTTGCTATTGGTGATTTCCTGACCGTAGAAAAGACGAGCTTTTTGCGATTGATTCGGGACGATTTTTATTGGGGACATGTGGTTGCATATCAGTATAAAACGTGGCCGTTGAAGAATCTGTACGACATGCATGTCTTGTATGTGGTTCAGAGTGGTTTGTTCAAATACTGGGAAACTTGT GCTGCAGCAAAGTATCAAAACTGGAAAGTGCAATTGGCTATCGCCACATCAAGGCGTAAAGATAAACCAATGCCAATCAGTTTGCAAATTGATCATATGAGCGGAGTGTTCATAATATGGGGAATTGGATGTGGTATTTCGACTGCGGTTTTCGTTTCCGAAATCTTTTTCGTTCGATTTTATCGGAAGATAGGAATTCCGGTGCAATTGGAAGGTTTATCCTTATCCATCAAACATAATCGTCAGTTTTATCAGTAA
- the LOC119068419 gene encoding conserved oligomeric Golgi complex subunit 2 produces MHNDLFNLPAGPPELCFDKNEFVKTTFSVDEFLHKNRNTGLEALRDDLGIYLKVLRSAMIELINQDYADFVNLSSNLNGLNQSIDGIQIPLGQLKEEIIVVKMTLADTMNELQNALTEKKILRNYLKSVQSVGKVRNLIGNLENLLENQISLTNLNPTLLERAAFCYVQLVYDLQFCDKLIESKFGSSKVEQLHRKLLNWLEAHFLQCLNTTNPDQIERCLHIYATLSEYEAVEAIYRQKVVSKHLQSIITEKSLQNSPRGLSRIYEQILAFARSDLEQLMSLTRTNRAKGFDFFLNSFWCETEQRLETHMSSIFAPGNPDLFYRKYNDTVDFLDRLEKLVGDSNEVTKFRMHGQYKQFQLRWNLPVYFQIRFQEIGGKLESVCSNSVTKSLVKPQNGFRLFPFITGFQCIQSCWSEGIYIKQIFIRFYKLTLQIISRLSVWVDECIEIKDIDPEMNRIEFYVSIHSDIDRMTNLLVEQAKTIIQLAPAEVTEHATTLQQNFLDSSKLLNERRDKIANRIVQEIAGRSVSNIKQVNDIPRLYRKTNRDIPSKPCGYVDQMLDPSRQFKQQYSGDVDDETCRQICRNLFSTLNVQYYSSVVDVLTSVQKTEESLRRLKNLREKSTLNTSANDRQGLSDDDKIRLQLQVDIIYWATEIEKIGVAISDVDKLDELKALVEESTKIRIAK; encoded by the exons ATGCATAACGACTTATTTAATCTTCCTGCTGGTCCGCCGGAGCTTTGTTTCGACAAGAACGAGTTCGTAAAG acaacattttctgttgacGAATTCCTGCACAAAAACCGCAATACCGGCCTGGAAGCATTACGAGATGATTTGGGCATTTACTTGAAGGTACTGCGTTCGGCTATGATCGAATTGATCAACCAAGACTATGCCGATTTCGTGAATCTGTCGTCGAATCTGAACGGGCTCAATCAGTCAATCGATGGCATACAAATACCATTGGGCCAGTTGAAAGAGGAAATAATTGTGGTGAAGATGACCCTAGCCGATACGATGAACGAGCTACAGAACGCCTTAACGgagaaaaagattttgagaaattatttgaaaagtgTCCAGAGTGTGGGAAAGGTGCGGAACTTGATTGgaaatttggagaatttgCTGGAGAATCAAATCAGTTTGACCAACCTGAATCCGACATTGTTGGAACGAGCGGCCTTTTGCTACGTTCAATTGGTCTACGATTTGCAA TTCTGTGACAAATTGATTGAGTCGAAATTCGGTTCCAGCAAAGTCGAACAACTACACCGCAAATTGTTGAATTGGCTGGAGGCGCACTTCCTGCAATGTCTGAACACAACGAACCCGGATCAAATTGAAAGATGTTTGCACATCTACGCCACATTGAGTGAATACGAGGCCGTCGAGGCGATCTATCGCCAGAAAGTGGTCAGCAAGCATTTACAGTCGATAATAACCGAAAAGTCACTGCAAAATTCACCGCGAGGCTTGTCAAGGATCtacgaacaaattttggcttTTGCCAGAAGCGACTTGGAGCAATTGATGTCGTTGACACGTACGAATCGGGCGAAGGGATTCGACTTCTTTTTGAACAGTTTTTGGTGTGAAACTGAGCAACGATTGGAAACTCATATGTCGTCGATATTTGCACCGGGGAATCCTGATCTGTTCTACCGCAAATACAATGACACAGTGGATTTTCTGGACAGATTGGAGAAGTTAGTAGGAGACTCGAACGAAGTAACCAAATTTCGAATGCATGGCCAGTACAAGCAATTCCAATTGAGATGGAATCTCCCGGTTTACTTCCAG ATAAGATTCCAAGAAATTGGCGGCAAATTGGAATCAGTCTGCAGCAATTCAGTCACCAAATCGTTAGTCAAACCACAAAATGGTTTCCGCTTATTCCCATTCATCACCGGCTTTCAGTGCATTCAAAGCTGTTGGTCGGAGGgaatttatataaaacaaattttcattcgcTTCTACAAACTGACGCTACAAATCATATCTCGACTGTCGGTGTGGGTCGACGAATGCATCGAAATCAAAGACATCGATCCGGAAATGAACAGAATTGAGTTCTACGTTTCCATCCATTCGGACATCGATCGAATGACAAATCTCCTCGTTGAACAAGCCAAAACCATCATTCAACTGGCACCCGCAGAAGTCACCGAACATGCAACCACCTTGCAGCAAAATTTCCTAGACTCGAGCAAATTGTTGAACGAAAGGCGTGACAAAATCGCGAATCGAATCGTCCAGGAAATTGCGGGCAGAAGTGTAAGCAACATCAAGCAAGTCAACGATATACCGAGACTGTATCGTAAAACGAATCGAGATATTCCATCGAAACCGTGCGGCTATGTTGATCAAATGCTGGACCCGTCCAGACAATTTAAGCAACAGTATTCCGGTGATGTTGACGACGAGACGTGCCGACAAATTTGCCGCAATCTATTTTCGACGCTTAATGTCCA ATACTATTCGTCTGTGGTTGATGTGTTAACATCCGTGCAGAAAACTGAAGAATCCCTGAGGCGATTGAAGAACTTGCGTGAAAAGTCAACATTGAATACCAGTGCCAATGATCGCCAGGGACTAAGTGACGACGATAAAATTCGACTTCAGTTGCAGGTGGATATCATTTACTGGGCTACGGAGATCGAGAAAATTGGCGTTGCAATCAGTGATGTAGACAAACTCGATGAGCTTAAAGCACTAGTGGAAGAGTCAACCAAAATTAGAATTgcgaaataa
- the LOC119073793 gene encoding dnaJ homolog subfamily C member 17 encodes MLDLKNLGTVDLYGLLGILITATDADIRKAYRKKALECHPDKNPDNPKAAELFHDLSKALEILSDESARAAYNRVIEAKKAAELRNQQLDSKRQKLKADLEERERQANLNQARRQTYSTVAKSPEDALRDEIERLRKEGFKLLQEEQELMQKQLQEERVKMNSKWDSAQHRIKIKWSASKGDTSNGGYTKELLEKFLHKYGDIVVLVMSPKKNGSALVEFKTQDAAEMAVSYEKGRMENPLTLEWVGDPPKSRNNPSGSSTISDSDYESLVLRQMRQAEERKRLIEEMLKEDRDES; translated from the exons ATGCTTGACCTTAAAAACTTGGGCACCGTAGACCTGTATGGTCTGTTGGGTATATTGATCACTGCTACAGACGCTGAT ATTCGAAAGGCCTATCGAAAGAAGGCGTTAGAATGCCATCCAGACAAAAATCCGGACAATCCCAAAGCAGCCGAACTCTTTCACGATCTATCGAAAGCATTGGAAATCCTATCAGATGAATCAGCCCGTGCCGCATACAACCGGGTAATTGAAGCGAAAAAGGCGGCCGAATTGCGAAATCAACAGTTGGACAGTAAGCGACAAAAACTGAAGGCTGACTTGGAGGAGCGTGAACGTCAGGCCAATTTGAATCAAGCCAGACGACAGACCTATTCAACCGTTGCCAAATCACCGGAAGATGCACTCAGAGACGAAATTGAACGATTGCGGAAGGAAGGATTCAAATTGTTGCAGGAAGAACAAGAATTGATGCAGAAACAGTTGCAGGAAGAACGGGTAAAAATGAACAGCAAGTGGGACTCGGCACAGCATCGCATCAAAATCAAATGGTCGGCATCGAAGGGCGACACATCGAACGGCGGATACACCAAAGAGTTGCTCGAGAAATTCCTTCACAAATACGGCGACATTGTGGTGTTGGTCATGTCGCCGAAAAAGAACGGCAGTGCGCTGGTGGAATTCAAAACGCAGGACGCTGCCGAGATGGCAGTTTCGTATGAAAAGGGACGAATGGAAAATCCGTTGACATTGGAGTGGGTTGGTGATCCTCCGAAGAGCCGCAACAATCCGAGTGGATCGAGCACAATATCGGACAGTGATTATGAAAGCTTAGTGTTAAGGCAAATGCGACAGGCAGAGGAACGGAAACGATTAATTGAAGAAATGTTAAAGGAAGATCGGGATGAGAGCTGA
- the LOC119073365 gene encoding ubiquitin-like protein 7 isoform X2 yields the protein MAVTLFFGIRLSGKPYERIAHKLDENAYSTYKVENLKRLLVDDLLGNHSETSGPSALELVYCGSVLDDSVELSKEGIKSGSTIHVFDKTDRPEPEPIAFTEEEIADASKAYRSICFNSRPNNLFPKVIRPEVINKVLERYPEFYSDTGAFAILKDAVLLEKMIHSYQAKLIGDQYPILIKSAKFMAETMIAVMKKNPVNPAQRIRTEDSSESSEGDSPQASPSRSNDSQRISRNQLAAALLFAGTASLNSLSSIAQRTGDNDEEMATTSNTTPPTQTSAVSTADPSTSTVEATSVEAPTDNSTQRYAAELQIMRDMGLTEENSNLQALLMCNGNVEAAVTLVLGLGNFA from the exons ATGGCTGTCACGTTATTTTTCGGAATCAGACTATCTGGAAAGCCGTACGAAAGGATTGCCCATAAGCTCGACGAGAATGCATACTCCAcatataaagtggaaaatttgaaacgaTTGCTGGTTGACGATCTGCTCGGAAATCATTCGGAAACATCTGGACCGTCTGCATTAG AACTGGTGTATTGCGGTTCAGTGCTGGATGATTCAGTTGAACTCAGCAAAGAAGGAATCAAGTCGGGATCCACCATCCATGTATTCGATAAAACTGACAGACCGGAACCGGAACCAATTGCATTTACAGAGGAAGAGATAGCCGATGCTAGTAAAGCGTATCGCAGCATATGCTTCAACAGCCGTCCGAATAATCTGTTTCCA AAAGTCATTCGTCCGGAAGTGATCAATAAGGTGCTCGAAAGGTACCCAGAATTTTACAGTGATACTGGTGCCTTTGCAATATTAAAGGACGCCGTTCTGCTCGAGAAAATGATCCACTCATACCAGGCTAAACTCATTGGCGATCAATATCCGATCCTAATCAAATCAGCCAAATTTATGGCTGAAACTATGATCGCTGTGATGAAGAAAAATCCCGTCAATCCAGCACAACGGATAAGAA CTGAAGATTCATCAGAATCGTCTGAAGGCGACTCTCCTCAGGCATCGCCCAGTCGCAGTAACGACAGTCAACGCATCAGTCGTAATCAATTGGCTGCCGCATTATTATTCGCTGGTACGGCATCGTTGAATTCATTGTCGAGCATCGCTCAGCGGACAGGTGATAATGATGAGGAAATGGCTACCACGTCGAATACAACACCACCGACTCAAACATCGGCCGTTTCGACTGCAGATCCCAGCACATCGACGGTGGAAGCAACGTCAGTGGAAGCTCCTACCGATAATAGCACTCAACGGTATGCAGCCGAATTGCAGATAATGCGAGACATGGGTCTGACGGAAGAGAATAGTAATCTACAGGCGCTCCTTATGTGCAACGGTAATGTTGAGGCGGCTGTTACTCTAGTTTTAGGACTTGGCAATTTTGCTTAA
- the LOC119073365 gene encoding ubiquitin-like protein 7 isoform X1, which translates to MAVTLFFGIRLSGKPYERIAHKLDENAYSTYKVENLKRLLVDDLLGNHSETSGPSALELVYCGSVLDDSVELSKEGIKSGSTIHVFDKTDRPEPEPIAFTEEEIADASKAYRSICFNSRPNNLFPKVIRPEVINKVLERYPEFYSDTGAFAILKDAVLLEKMIHSYQAKLIGDQYPILIKSAKFMAETMIAVMKKNPVNPAQRIRTAEDSSESSEGDSPQASPSRSNDSQRISRNQLAAALLFAGTASLNSLSSIAQRTGDNDEEMATTSNTTPPTQTSAVSTADPSTSTVEATSVEAPTDNSTQRYAAELQIMRDMGLTEENSNLQALLMCNGNVEAAVTLVLGLGNFA; encoded by the exons ATGGCTGTCACGTTATTTTTCGGAATCAGACTATCTGGAAAGCCGTACGAAAGGATTGCCCATAAGCTCGACGAGAATGCATACTCCAcatataaagtggaaaatttgaaacgaTTGCTGGTTGACGATCTGCTCGGAAATCATTCGGAAACATCTGGACCGTCTGCATTAG AACTGGTGTATTGCGGTTCAGTGCTGGATGATTCAGTTGAACTCAGCAAAGAAGGAATCAAGTCGGGATCCACCATCCATGTATTCGATAAAACTGACAGACCGGAACCGGAACCAATTGCATTTACAGAGGAAGAGATAGCCGATGCTAGTAAAGCGTATCGCAGCATATGCTTCAACAGCCGTCCGAATAATCTGTTTCCA AAAGTCATTCGTCCGGAAGTGATCAATAAGGTGCTCGAAAGGTACCCAGAATTTTACAGTGATACTGGTGCCTTTGCAATATTAAAGGACGCCGTTCTGCTCGAGAAAATGATCCACTCATACCAGGCTAAACTCATTGGCGATCAATATCCGATCCTAATCAAATCAGCCAAATTTATGGCTGAAACTATGATCGCTGTGATGAAGAAAAATCCCGTCAATCCAGCACAACGGATAAGAA CAGCTGAAGATTCATCAGAATCGTCTGAAGGCGACTCTCCTCAGGCATCGCCCAGTCGCAGTAACGACAGTCAACGCATCAGTCGTAATCAATTGGCTGCCGCATTATTATTCGCTGGTACGGCATCGTTGAATTCATTGTCGAGCATCGCTCAGCGGACAGGTGATAATGATGAGGAAATGGCTACCACGTCGAATACAACACCACCGACTCAAACATCGGCCGTTTCGACTGCAGATCCCAGCACATCGACGGTGGAAGCAACGTCAGTGGAAGCTCCTACCGATAATAGCACTCAACGGTATGCAGCCGAATTGCAGATAATGCGAGACATGGGTCTGACGGAAGAGAATAGTAATCTACAGGCGCTCCTTATGTGCAACGGTAATGTTGAGGCGGCTGTTACTCTAGTTTTAGGACTTGGCAATTTTGCTTAA